The following proteins are encoded in a genomic region of Burkholderiales bacterium:
- a CDS encoding DUF3488 and transglutaminase-like domain-containing protein: protein MEKQISFRNIVWISLALAMVVAPHVERLPAWILIFAGVLGLWRLHIAQRGLSLLPKWLLFLLLGTGIAGIYLSYGAIFGRDAGVALLVLLIGMKLMETNSVRDAVMVMFLGYFLVITNFLYSQTILAGLYMLLVVLVLTATWIGCNHPSDSYPVKTRFRIAGVLLMQSVPLMVALFLLFPRVQGPLWGLPQDAYSGITGLSDTMSPGSLSTLTQSDAVAFRVKFDNPAPRISSLYWRGPVLWRFDGRTWYVGGHSALRAPELRDLGKPLRYTVTLEPHNKNWLFALDMPGTAPPRSRITPDFQILSNFPVRNRMRYEMASYLKYRTGTDENPAELRRGLQLPRNSNPRARELAQSWRRNAGDDLAIVNQALNFYRKEKFYYTMLPPLLGENPVDEFLFDTRRGFCEHYASSFAFLMRAAGIPARVVTGYQGGEYNSIDDYFIVRQADAHAWVEVWLKERGWVRVDPTAAVSPLRVEAGIAAAVPATDPLPLLVREDYPWLRQARFIWDAMANNWNQWVLGYTQQRQMQFMTRLGMSEATWQNMAIALVAASGLIMLGLAGMILWRLKNAPRDPVQIAYHKFCGKLAKHGLARSPAEGPWDYARRLAQAKPQRAEPIRSISELYIAMRYGTLTGKSALKRLSRLVSEFEP from the coding sequence ATGGAAAAACAAATTAGCTTTCGCAACATCGTTTGGATTTCGCTTGCGCTTGCGATGGTCGTTGCGCCGCACGTGGAGCGGCTGCCGGCCTGGATACTGATATTCGCCGGCGTGCTGGGACTCTGGCGCTTGCATATTGCGCAGCGGGGGTTGTCCCTGTTGCCCAAGTGGCTGCTGTTCCTGCTGCTTGGCACCGGCATTGCCGGGATTTATTTAAGTTACGGCGCGATTTTTGGGCGCGACGCAGGCGTGGCGTTACTGGTTTTGCTGATCGGCATGAAACTGATGGAGACGAACAGCGTGCGTGATGCGGTCATGGTCATGTTTCTCGGTTATTTTCTGGTCATCACCAATTTTCTCTATTCTCAAACCATCCTTGCTGGTCTGTATATGCTGCTGGTGGTGCTTGTACTTACCGCAACATGGATCGGCTGCAACCACCCATCCGACAGCTATCCTGTAAAAACAAGGTTCCGAATCGCGGGCGTGCTGCTCATGCAATCTGTACCGTTGATGGTGGCGCTGTTCCTGCTCTTCCCTCGCGTGCAGGGCCCGCTTTGGGGATTGCCGCAGGACGCGTATTCCGGAATTACGGGGCTCAGCGACACCATGTCGCCGGGTTCTCTGAGCACGTTGACGCAGTCTGATGCGGTCGCATTCCGAGTTAAATTCGACAATCCTGCACCCAGAATTTCCTCGCTGTACTGGCGCGGCCCTGTGCTGTGGCGCTTCGACGGCCGAACCTGGTATGTCGGAGGACATTCTGCTCTCCGCGCACCGGAATTGCGCGATCTCGGTAAACCGTTGCGCTACACGGTCACGCTTGAGCCGCATAACAAGAACTGGTTGTTCGCACTGGATATGCCCGGCACTGCTCCCCCGCGCTCAAGGATTACACCGGATTTTCAAATACTCTCAAATTTCCCGGTGCGCAACCGCATGCGCTATGAAATGGCGTCCTATCTGAAATACCGGACCGGTACCGATGAAAACCCTGCTGAATTGCGACGCGGATTACAGCTTCCGCGGAACTCCAATCCGCGCGCGCGGGAATTGGCGCAATCATGGCGCCGCAACGCCGGTGATGATCTGGCAATCGTCAACCAGGCGCTGAATTTTTATCGAAAAGAAAAGTTTTATTACACGATGTTGCCGCCGCTGCTTGGCGAAAATCCGGTAGATGAATTCCTGTTTGACACCCGGCGCGGTTTTTGTGAACACTATGCCTCGAGCTTTGCATTTTTAATGCGCGCTGCAGGAATTCCCGCGCGCGTTGTGACCGGTTATCAGGGTGGCGAGTATAACTCCATCGATGATTATTTCATCGTGCGCCAAGCCGACGCCCATGCCTGGGTCGAGGTTTGGCTGAAGGAACGCGGCTGGGTGCGGGTCGACCCGACTGCAGCGGTATCGCCGTTGCGCGTGGAAGCCGGGATCGCAGCCGCAGTACCCGCAACCGACCCTCTCCCGCTTTTAGTACGGGAGGATTACCCGTGGCTGCGCCAAGCGCGCTTCATCTGGGATGCAATGGCAAATAACTGGAACCAGTGGGTGTTAGGTTATACGCAGCAACGCCAGATGCAATTTATGACTCGACTTGGCATGAGCGAAGCCACTTGGCAGAACATGGCCATCGCGCTCGTCGCTGCGTCAGGATTGATCATGCTGGGATTGGCCGGGATGATATTGTGGCGCTTGAAAAACGCGCCGCGCGACCCGGTACAAATTGCCTACCACAAATTCTGCGGTAAGCTGGCGAAACACGGATTGGCACGCAGCCCCGCCGAAGGTCCGTGGGACTATGCGCGGCGCTTGGCGCAAGCCAAGCCCCAGCGGGCGGAGCCGATACGCAGCATCAGCGAATTGTATATTGCCATGCGTTACGGCACGTTGACCGGCAAATCCGCGCTAAAGCGTCTGTCGCGGTTGGTAAGCGAGTTTGAACCCTGA
- a CDS encoding DUF58 domain-containing protein: protein MRRALQNFLNRWLFKLNGPEAGPIVLTQRRVFILPTRQGLLFGILLLLLLIGSINYSLGLGYVLTFLLAAMGNISMLHAFRNLAGMQVRPGKADPVFAGEWARFAVCLDNRRVLARYAIAVTRGKQAPVFCDVLQNAAAIAEVGVPAPRRGWLRPGRITLFTRFPLGLFRAWSYVELDAHCLVYPRPDAATLPPVKPHSHSGAGVESGRGNDDFTGLRPHQPSDSPRHIAWKAAARDYGLLTKQFVGRADMELWLDWNDLPSTLDDEAKLSRLCRWVLDAETAGISYGLRLPGKELPLAYGEQHRQSCLEALALFGLPETEHGKTN, encoded by the coding sequence ATGCGGCGCGCCCTCCAAAATTTTCTGAATAGGTGGCTTTTCAAGCTCAACGGGCCTGAAGCCGGCCCCATCGTGCTCACGCAGCGCCGGGTCTTCATCCTCCCCACGCGCCAAGGTTTGCTGTTTGGAATTCTGCTGCTGCTGTTGTTGATTGGCTCGATCAATTACAGCCTGGGTTTGGGTTATGTTCTTACTTTCCTGCTCGCGGCGATGGGCAACATTTCCATGCTGCATGCTTTCCGCAACCTGGCGGGAATGCAGGTGCGCCCGGGCAAAGCTGATCCGGTATTTGCGGGCGAGTGGGCGCGCTTTGCGGTGTGCCTGGATAATCGCCGCGTTCTGGCCCGCTACGCAATTGCCGTAACCCGCGGCAAGCAGGCTCCTGTTTTCTGCGATGTTCTGCAAAACGCAGCGGCAATTGCCGAAGTCGGCGTGCCGGCACCGCGGCGCGGTTGGCTTAGGCCGGGACGCATTACGCTGTTTACGCGTTTTCCACTCGGGCTGTTTCGCGCTTGGTCTTACGTCGAGCTGGACGCGCATTGTCTCGTCTACCCGCGCCCGGACGCCGCAACGTTGCCGCCGGTAAAGCCGCATTCTCACAGCGGCGCCGGGGTTGAATCGGGACGTGGAAATGATGATTTCACCGGTCTGCGCCCGCATCAACCCAGCGATTCGCCGCGGCATATTGCGTGGAAAGCGGCTGCGCGCGATTACGGATTGCTGACTAAGCAATTCGTGGGACGCGCGGACATGGAGCTTTGGCTGGACTGGAACGATCTGCCTTCAACCCTGGATGATGAAGCCAAGTTGTCCCGCCTTTGCCGCTGGGTGCTGGACGCAGAAACAGCGGGAATTAGCTACGGGTTGCGTCTGCCCGGTAAGGAATTGCCTTTGGCTTACGGCGAGCAGCACCGCCAGAGCTGCCTTGAAGCTCTGGCTTTATTCGGGCTGCCAGAGACAGAACATGGAAAAACAAATTAG
- a CDS encoding Mth938-like domain-containing protein: MKLHIAPATNDNRFTGYGHGYVMVNKVRHEKNIIVMSERLLQWDVAAFDALSAKDFEFLANLAPEIVLLGTGSKLRFPHPALSQSLANAGIGLEVMDTQAACRTFNILIAEGRKVIAALLLGE; this comes from the coding sequence ATGAAATTACATATAGCACCCGCAACGAACGACAACCGCTTCACCGGATACGGCCACGGCTATGTGATGGTAAACAAGGTACGACATGAGAAAAACATAATCGTTATGTCGGAACGCTTGCTGCAATGGGATGTCGCTGCATTTGACGCACTGAGCGCGAAAGACTTCGAGTTTCTCGCGAATCTTGCGCCTGAAATCGTGCTGTTAGGCACCGGTTCAAAATTGCGCTTCCCGCATCCGGCATTGTCGCAGTCGCTTGCGAATGCCGGAATCGGTCTAGAGGTCATGGATACACAGGCTGCGTGCCGCACCTTTAACATTCTAATTGCGGAAGGACGGAAAGTTATCGCTGCTTTGCTGCTCGGGGAATAA
- a CDS encoding MoxR family ATPase gives MKPHLLQHDLKAQAIDRVIAQVGSIILGKDRQIRLALACMLARGHLLIEDLPGVGKTTLAHALARSLGLEFHRIQFTSDMLPADILGVSIYDRSIASFKFHPGPVFAQVVLADEINRATPKTQSALLEAMEEHQVTTEGETRPLPRPFFVIATQNPSQFVGTFPLPESQLDRFLMRIRLGYPDNGAERALLKGGERRDMVSHLAPCMNAAELLEIQQKVRLVHASDALMDYLQALIQRTRQSPHYVNGLSPRAGLALLHSARAWALVHGRNQVLPEDVQAILPSVVGHRLQPAGDHAQSKDPAENLISSVAIP, from the coding sequence ATGAAACCACATTTGCTTCAGCACGATCTCAAGGCACAGGCGATCGACCGGGTCATCGCCCAGGTCGGCAGTATTATTCTCGGTAAAGACCGGCAGATCCGACTTGCGCTTGCTTGCATGCTGGCGCGCGGTCACCTGCTTATTGAAGATTTGCCGGGAGTGGGCAAAACAACTCTGGCGCACGCTTTGGCGCGTTCGCTGGGACTGGAATTTCACCGTATCCAATTTACGAGCGATATGTTGCCTGCGGACATTTTGGGCGTCTCAATTTATGATCGCTCCATTGCGTCCTTTAAATTTCACCCCGGCCCGGTGTTCGCGCAGGTCGTACTTGCTGACGAAATCAACCGCGCCACGCCGAAAACGCAAAGCGCGCTTCTTGAGGCAATGGAAGAACATCAAGTCACCACAGAAGGCGAAACGCGCCCCCTGCCCCGGCCCTTTTTTGTCATTGCCACGCAGAATCCCTCCCAGTTTGTCGGCACGTTTCCGCTTCCCGAATCACAGCTCGACCGCTTCCTGATGCGCATCAGGTTGGGCTACCCGGACAATGGCGCAGAACGCGCGCTGCTCAAAGGCGGCGAGCGGCGCGATATGGTATCCCATCTTGCGCCGTGCATGAACGCTGCGGAGCTATTGGAAATTCAGCAAAAAGTACGTCTGGTGCATGCCTCCGATGCGCTGATGGATTATCTGCAAGCGCTGATTCAACGAACGCGGCAATCACCTCATTACGTAAACGGTCTGAGTCCGCGTGCCGGGCTCGCGCTCCTGCACTCCGCCCGAGCCTGGGCGCTGGTGCATGGCCGGAATCAAGTATTGCCGGAAGACGTGCAGGCCATATTGCCCAGCGTAGTCGGGCACCGCTTGCAACCGGCGGGCGATCATGCGCAAAGCAAGGACCCAGCCGAGAACCTCATTAGCTCGGTAGCGATTCCCTAA
- the alaC gene encoding alanine transaminase produces the protein MQEFPRIKRLPPYVFNITSELKAAARKRGEDIIDFSMGNPDGATPKHIVDKLIETVQRPDTHRYSVSRGILRLRRAICNWYKSRFNVEFDPDTEAIVTIGSKEGISHLALAILDAGDIVLVPNPSYPIHIYGPVIAGADIRHVRLTPGVDFFEELERALKDSYPKPKLLVINFPSNPTTQCVELPFFEKIIALANEYGIYVAHDFAYADLVFDGYTAPSIMQVPGARDLAAEFFTLSKSYNMPGWRVGFMVGCKKLVAALARLKSYHDYGTFTPIQVASILALEGPQDCVEEIRHIYQSRRNVLCKGLQAINWNVQSPKATMFVWAQTPYAYRTMGSLEFSKKLLVDAKIAVSPGIGFGEYGDDHVRFSLIENEARTRQALRGIKDMFRKDGLA, from the coding sequence ATGCAGGAATTCCCGCGCATAAAGCGTCTCCCCCCTTATGTCTTCAATATCACCAGCGAACTTAAGGCGGCAGCCCGGAAACGCGGCGAAGACATCATCGATTTCAGCATGGGCAATCCCGATGGCGCCACTCCAAAGCACATCGTCGACAAGCTAATTGAAACCGTACAGCGCCCGGACACCCACCGCTATTCCGTTTCCCGGGGCATCCTGCGGCTGCGGCGCGCGATATGCAACTGGTACAAGTCGCGCTTTAACGTGGAATTCGATCCCGATACCGAGGCCATCGTCACTATCGGCTCGAAGGAAGGCATTTCGCATCTCGCGCTGGCTATTCTGGACGCCGGCGATATCGTGCTGGTTCCCAATCCAAGCTATCCGATCCATATTTACGGGCCAGTGATTGCCGGCGCCGACATACGTCACGTGCGCTTGACGCCCGGCGTGGATTTTTTTGAAGAACTGGAAAGAGCGCTCAAAGATTCGTATCCCAAGCCGAAGCTTTTGGTCATCAACTTTCCCAGCAATCCGACGACGCAATGCGTGGAACTTCCGTTTTTCGAGAAGATCATCGCACTTGCCAATGAATACGGCATTTACGTTGCGCATGATTTCGCGTATGCCGACCTCGTGTTTGACGGCTACACCGCACCGTCCATCATGCAGGTGCCGGGCGCGCGCGATCTCGCGGCGGAATTTTTTACTTTATCGAAGAGCTATAACATGCCGGGTTGGCGGGTCGGCTTCATGGTAGGCTGCAAAAAACTGGTTGCGGCGCTGGCGCGCCTGAAGAGCTATCACGATTACGGCACGTTCACACCTATTCAGGTGGCTTCCATATTGGCGCTGGAAGGACCACAAGATTGCGTAGAGGAAATCCGCCACATATACCAGAGCCGGCGCAACGTGCTGTGCAAGGGGTTGCAAGCGATCAACTGGAATGTGCAATCGCCTAAAGCCACGATGTTCGTTTGGGCGCAGACCCCCTACGCATACCGTACCATGGGCTCGCTGGAGTTTTCCAAGAAGCTTTTGGTTGACGCCAAGATCGCGGTTTCGCCCGGGATTGGATTCGGCGAATACGGCGATGACCATGTACGCTTTTCCCTTATCGAAAATGAAGCGCGAACCCGGCAGGCGCTGCGCGGCATCAAGGACATGTTCCGCAAGGACGGCCTCGCGTGA